A part of Streptomyces sp. NBC_01497 genomic DNA contains:
- a CDS encoding MFS transporter, translating into MATTTKIQPRALLRASGGPRYAVALAVDALGTGLLRPFLLLYGLTVLKLSVSATGIAMTAGSVVALVCMPAVGRWLDRGARSTVVAASMLVRVLGVALLLATPAGHPWLFTAAALFLGIGNQAWPAAHAALVATLAHGRERDAALAGGRALRNAGMGAGGLLATACLAGGTTALQALATVTGLAYLAAAAFAWSVHLRAYPAAAAAKDREDEPAPRMRVLLAANVIYVFCLNIPEIALPLVLVERMHASPVWSGAIFVANTVLVVTLQVPVTVFLSRFSRRTVLALSGVVLAASYLGFLAATSLGHGWGAPAVATVSVICTVGEIIYAGSATALVTALAPAHVLGRALTRFQLSTGFGLAVSPAIVTALAARGSAALWGSLAAATLLSASAVATEKDQGTWVRGRCRRARADS; encoded by the coding sequence ATGGCAACCACCACCAAGATCCAGCCGCGCGCTCTCCTCCGTGCCTCCGGAGGCCCCCGCTATGCCGTCGCCCTGGCCGTGGACGCGCTCGGCACCGGCTTGCTGCGTCCCTTCCTGCTCCTCTACGGGCTGACGGTACTGAAGTTGTCCGTGTCGGCCACCGGCATCGCCATGACGGCAGGCAGCGTCGTGGCTCTCGTCTGCATGCCCGCGGTGGGGCGATGGCTGGACCGGGGCGCGCGCAGCACGGTCGTGGCCGCGTCGATGCTGGTTCGGGTGCTGGGAGTGGCGCTACTGCTGGCCACCCCGGCGGGGCACCCGTGGCTGTTCACGGCGGCGGCACTCTTCCTCGGCATCGGGAACCAGGCATGGCCGGCCGCCCATGCGGCCCTGGTGGCCACGCTCGCCCACGGCCGCGAACGCGACGCCGCTCTCGCGGGGGGCCGTGCGCTGCGCAACGCCGGCATGGGCGCCGGCGGACTCCTGGCCACCGCATGCCTGGCGGGCGGCACCACCGCGCTGCAGGCGCTGGCAACCGTCACCGGCCTCGCCTACCTCGCCGCGGCGGCCTTTGCATGGTCGGTCCATCTGCGCGCGTATCCGGCCGCTGCCGCGGCCAAGGACCGGGAGGACGAGCCCGCACCCCGGATGCGCGTGCTGCTGGCTGCCAATGTGATCTACGTCTTCTGCCTCAACATCCCCGAAATCGCGCTTCCCCTCGTCCTGGTGGAGCGGATGCACGCATCCCCGGTGTGGTCGGGGGCCATTTTCGTGGCCAACACGGTGCTGGTGGTCACCCTGCAAGTTCCGGTCACCGTCTTCCTGTCCCGCTTCTCCCGGCGGACCGTGCTGGCCCTCTCCGGCGTGGTGCTGGCCGCGTCCTACCTCGGCTTCCTCGCGGCCACCTCACTGGGACACGGCTGGGGCGCGCCCGCCGTCGCCACGGTGTCCGTGATCTGCACCGTCGGCGAGATCATCTATGCCGGCAGCGCCACCGCGCTCGTCACCGCCCTCGCCCCGGCCCACGTCCTCGGACGCGCCCTCACCCGCTTCCAGCTCTCCACGGGCTTCGGCCTCGCCGTCTCCCCGGCGATCGTCACCGCTCTCGCCGCCCGCGGTTCGGCCGCCCTCTGGGGCAGCCTCGCCGCCGCGACCCTCCTCTCCGCCTCCGCCGTCGCCACCGAGAAGGACCAGGGAACGTGGGTCAGGGGTCGCTGCCGCCGGGCGCGAGCGGACTCGTGA
- the acnA gene encoding aconitate hydratase AcnA, producing the protein MSANSFDARSTLHVGDESYEIFRLDKVEGAARLPYSLKVLLENLLRTEDGANITADHIRAIGGWDSQAQPSQEIQFTPARVIMQDFTGVPCVVDLATMREAVKELGGDPAKINPLAPAELVIDHSVIADKFGTAQSFAQNVELEYGRNRERYQFLRWGQTAFDEFKVVPPGTGIVHQVNIEHLARTVMVRGGQAYPDTLVGTDSHTTMVNGLGVLGWGVGGIEAEAAMLGQPVSMLIPRVVGFKLTGELPAGTTATDLVLTITEMLRKHGVVGKFVEFYGEGVAATTLANRATIGNMSPEFGSTAAIFPIDSETINYLKLTGRSEQQLALVETYAKEQGLWLDPAAEPDFSEKLELDLATVVPSIAGPKRPQDRIVLSEAKETFAHDVRNYVADDEEAGKESFPASDAPAAHNGVPTKPTVVTAEDGSTYEIDHGAVTVAAITSCTNTSNPNVMVAAALVAKKAVEKGLSRKPWVKTTLAPGSKVVMDYYDRAGLTPYLDKMGFNLVGYGCTTCIGNSGPLPEEISKAVNEADLAVAAVLSGNRNFEGRINPDVKMNYLASPPLVVAYAIAGSMKVDITRDALGTDRDGKPVHLADIWPTEAEVNEVIAAAIGQDMFKESYKDVFAGDEQWTSLPIPTGDTFEWDAESTYVRKPPYFEGMAHDPSPVEDISGARVLAKLGDSVTTDHISPAGAIKADTPAGKYLTEHGIQRRDFNSYGSRRGNHEVMIRGTFANIRLRNQIAPGTEGGYTRDFTKADAPVSFIYDASRNYIDQGTPLVVLAGKEYGSGSSRDWAAKGTALLGVKAVIAESYERIHRSNLIGMGVLPLQFPEGQSAQALGLTGEETFSFAGVTALNDGIPATVKVTTDTGVEFDAVLRIDTPGEADYYRNGGILQYVLRSLLRK; encoded by the coding sequence GTGTCGGCCAACAGTTTCGACGCCCGCAGCACGCTGCACGTGGGCGACGAGTCGTACGAGATCTTCCGGCTGGACAAGGTCGAGGGCGCAGCTCGCCTCCCTTACAGCCTGAAGGTGCTGCTGGAGAACCTGCTGCGCACCGAGGACGGTGCGAACATCACCGCGGACCACATCCGCGCGATCGGCGGCTGGGACTCACAGGCCCAGCCCAGCCAGGAGATCCAGTTCACGCCCGCCCGTGTGATCATGCAGGACTTCACCGGTGTGCCGTGTGTCGTCGACCTCGCCACCATGCGCGAGGCCGTCAAGGAGCTGGGCGGTGACCCGGCGAAGATCAACCCGCTGGCCCCCGCCGAGCTGGTCATCGACCACTCCGTGATCGCCGACAAGTTCGGTACGGCGCAGTCGTTCGCGCAGAACGTCGAGCTGGAGTACGGCCGCAACCGCGAGCGCTACCAGTTCCTGCGCTGGGGCCAGACGGCGTTCGACGAGTTCAAGGTCGTCCCGCCCGGCACCGGCATCGTGCACCAGGTCAACATCGAGCACCTGGCCCGTACGGTCATGGTCCGCGGCGGCCAGGCGTACCCCGACACCCTCGTCGGCACGGACTCGCACACGACCATGGTCAACGGCCTGGGCGTGCTCGGCTGGGGCGTCGGCGGCATCGAGGCCGAGGCCGCGATGCTCGGGCAGCCCGTGTCGATGCTCATCCCGCGCGTCGTCGGCTTCAAGCTCACCGGTGAGCTGCCCGCCGGCACCACCGCGACGGACCTCGTCCTCACCATCACCGAGATGCTGCGCAAGCACGGTGTGGTCGGCAAGTTCGTCGAGTTCTACGGCGAGGGCGTCGCGGCCACCACGCTCGCGAACCGCGCCACCATCGGCAACATGTCGCCGGAGTTCGGCTCCACGGCCGCGATCTTCCCGATCGACTCCGAGACCATCAACTACCTCAAGCTGACCGGCCGCAGCGAGCAGCAGCTCGCGCTGGTCGAGACGTACGCCAAGGAGCAGGGCCTCTGGCTCGACCCGGCGGCCGAGCCCGACTTCTCCGAGAAGCTGGAGCTCGACCTCGCCACGGTCGTCCCGTCCATCGCCGGCCCGAAGCGCCCGCAGGACCGGATCGTCCTCTCCGAGGCCAAGGAGACCTTCGCCCACGACGTGCGCAACTACGTCGCCGACGACGAGGAGGCCGGCAAGGAGTCCTTCCCGGCCTCGGACGCGCCGGCCGCGCACAACGGCGTTCCCACGAAGCCGACCGTCGTCACCGCCGAGGACGGCTCGACCTACGAGATCGACCACGGCGCCGTCACGGTCGCCGCGATCACGTCCTGCACCAACACCTCGAACCCGAACGTGATGGTCGCCGCCGCGCTCGTCGCGAAGAAGGCCGTCGAGAAGGGCCTGTCCCGCAAGCCGTGGGTCAAGACCACGCTCGCGCCCGGGTCCAAGGTCGTCATGGACTACTACGACCGCGCGGGCCTGACGCCGTACCTCGACAAGATGGGCTTCAACCTCGTCGGGTACGGCTGCACCACCTGCATCGGCAACTCCGGCCCGCTGCCGGAGGAGATCTCCAAGGCCGTCAACGAGGCCGACCTCGCGGTCGCCGCGGTGCTCTCCGGCAACCGCAACTTCGAGGGTCGGATCAACCCGGACGTCAAGATGAACTACCTGGCGTCCCCGCCGCTGGTCGTGGCCTACGCCATCGCGGGTTCCATGAAGGTGGACATCACCCGCGACGCGCTCGGTACCGACCGGGACGGCAAGCCGGTCCACCTCGCGGACATCTGGCCGACGGAGGCCGAGGTCAACGAGGTCATCGCGGCCGCCATCGGCCAGGACATGTTCAAGGAGTCCTACAAGGACGTCTTCGCGGGGGACGAGCAGTGGACCTCGCTGCCGATCCCGACGGGTGACACCTTCGAGTGGGACGCCGAGTCGACCTACGTCCGCAAGCCCCCTTACTTCGAGGGCATGGCGCACGACCCGTCCCCCGTCGAGGACATCAGCGGCGCCCGCGTGCTCGCCAAGCTGGGCGACTCGGTCACCACCGACCACATCTCCCCGGCCGGTGCGATCAAGGCCGACACCCCGGCCGGCAAGTACCTGACGGAACACGGCATCCAGCGCCGTGACTTCAACTCCTACGGCTCGCGCCGCGGCAACCACGAAGTCATGATCCGCGGTACGTTCGCCAACATCCGCCTGCGCAACCAGATCGCGCCGGGCACCGAGGGCGGCTACACGCGCGACTTCACGAAGGCGGACGCCCCCGTCTCCTTCATCTACGACGCCTCGCGCAACTACATCGACCAGGGCACCCCGCTGGTCGTCCTCGCGGGCAAGGAGTACGGCTCCGGCTCGTCCCGCGACTGGGCGGCCAAGGGCACCGCGCTGCTCGGTGTGAAGGCCGTCATCGCCGAGTCGTACGAGCGCATCCACCGCTCGAACCTGATCGGCATGGGCGTCCTCCCGCTGCAGTTCCCGGAGGGCCAGAGCGCCCAGGCGCTCGGCCTGACGGGCGAGGAGACCTTCTCGTTCGCGGGCGTCACGGCCCTGAACGACGGCATCCCGGCTACGGTCAAGGTCACCACGGACACGGGCGTCGAGTTCGACGCGGTCCTGCGCATCGACACCCCCGGAGAGGCCGACTACTACCGCAACGGCGGCATCCTCCAGTACGTGCTGCGCAGCCTGCTCCGCAAGTAA
- a CDS encoding MarR family winged helix-turn-helix transcriptional regulator, with product MTDDSTPGDPSAESLWRPLRLLQASMDADIARIYTEARVEGIRPSYVMELLRLHARGPMTITELAESVGRTHSALSQKVAALRTAGWVRTVPGDDARSKKVELTDSARAVVGRLAAEWRATEAALADLEAEIPYPLSRVVTDIERALERRSFHDRIAGKLAEDPRWE from the coding sequence ATGACCGACGACAGCACCCCGGGTGATCCCAGCGCCGAAAGTCTCTGGCGGCCGTTGCGGCTGCTCCAGGCCTCGATGGACGCGGACATCGCCCGGATCTACACCGAGGCGCGCGTCGAGGGGATCAGGCCCAGTTACGTGATGGAGTTGCTGCGGCTCCACGCGCGCGGCCCGATGACCATCACGGAACTCGCGGAGTCGGTCGGCAGGACCCACTCGGCGCTCAGCCAGAAGGTGGCCGCCCTGCGCACCGCCGGCTGGGTGCGCACCGTGCCCGGTGACGACGCACGGAGCAAGAAGGTGGAGCTGACGGACAGCGCACGCGCCGTCGTCGGCCGGCTGGCGGCGGAATGGCGGGCCACGGAGGCGGCGCTCGCCGACCTGGAGGCCGAGATCCCCTACCCGCTCAGCCGTGTCGTCACCGACATCGAACGCGCCCTGGAACGCAGGAGCTTCCACGACCGGATCGCCGGGAAACTGGCCGAGGATCCCCGGTGGGAGTGA
- a CDS encoding helix-turn-helix domain-containing protein, with protein MTLRIAIAGPPSGQLRFAASPLAELTAMLHVLAEPAHHPQLAGWAGDVWAGLRPELAERLREAEFLWRSSRADFLVPARPRPTLAEELDDVDRIDDETYVTAALITTCGSNRVHFAGPSPLADATARERALDLAQARGALQEAFAERLLADPAAVRARVRHTLEQCAEAFFDAAWTGVAVRLATDLRLKNDLLKRQGIGAALASVSGAVTLAPDGDCIIVDKLQDRSATAHGTGVTFLPSVFGRPHLVAVHAPGWHPVVQYPVAEASPQEPISLETVTLRLEALAHPVRLRLLRTLARGPHTTGELADAWELSPPEVSRHLAVLRRAGLLTTRRHGRYVQYTLRLSDLTALGPDLLAAVLR; from the coding sequence ATGACGTTGAGAATCGCCATCGCCGGTCCGCCGTCGGGGCAACTGCGTTTCGCCGCCTCCCCGCTGGCCGAACTGACCGCGATGCTGCACGTGCTGGCCGAACCCGCGCATCACCCGCAACTCGCCGGGTGGGCCGGGGACGTCTGGGCCGGGCTGCGGCCGGAACTGGCCGAACGGCTCAGGGAGGCGGAGTTCCTCTGGCGTTCCTCACGAGCCGACTTCCTGGTCCCCGCTCGTCCCCGGCCTACCCTCGCCGAGGAGCTGGACGATGTGGACCGGATCGACGACGAAACGTATGTGACCGCCGCGCTCATCACCACGTGCGGCAGCAACCGGGTCCACTTCGCCGGGCCGTCGCCGCTCGCCGACGCGACGGCGCGCGAGCGGGCCCTGGATCTGGCCCAGGCCCGCGGCGCGCTCCAAGAGGCCTTCGCGGAACGGCTGCTCGCGGACCCGGCCGCCGTGCGGGCGCGGGTGCGTCACACCCTCGAACAGTGCGCCGAGGCCTTCTTCGACGCGGCCTGGACGGGCGTCGCCGTGCGACTCGCCACCGATCTGCGCCTGAAGAACGACCTGCTGAAGCGCCAGGGCATCGGGGCGGCGCTCGCATCGGTCTCCGGCGCCGTCACCCTGGCACCGGACGGCGACTGCATCATCGTGGACAAGCTCCAGGACAGGTCGGCCACCGCCCACGGCACCGGGGTCACGTTCCTGCCCAGCGTCTTCGGCCGCCCGCACCTGGTGGCGGTCCACGCGCCCGGGTGGCACCCGGTGGTGCAGTACCCCGTGGCCGAGGCGAGTCCACAGGAGCCGATATCGCTGGAAACCGTCACGCTCCGGCTGGAGGCGCTCGCGCATCCGGTACGGCTGCGGCTGCTGCGCACCCTGGCCCGCGGCCCGCACACCACCGGTGAACTGGCCGACGCCTGGGAACTCTCACCCCCGGAAGTCTCCCGCCACCTCGCGGTCCTGCGCCGCGCGGGCCTGCTCACGACCCGGCGTCACGGTCGCTACGTCCAGTACACCCTGCGTCTGTCCGATCTGACGGCGCTCGGGCCGGACCTGCTGGCGGCCGTACTGCGCTGA